A stretch of Eubalaena glacialis isolate mEubGla1 chromosome 10, mEubGla1.1.hap2.+ XY, whole genome shotgun sequence DNA encodes these proteins:
- the SAAL1 gene encoding protein SAAL1 isoform X3 yields the protein MMSLRMIVSPENSKSSSDDEEPQIELDEEMENEICRVWDMSMDEDVALFLQEFNAPDIFMGVLAKSKCPRLREICVGILGNMACFQEICVSISSDKNLGQVLLYCLCDSDPPTLLETSRLLLTCLSQTEVAIVWVERIREHPAIYDSICFIMSSSTNVDLLVKVGEVVDKLFDLDEKLILEWIRNGAVQPLDQPQEDSEQQPVFRIVPCVLEAAKQVRSENPEGLDVYMHILQLLTTVDDGIQAIVQCPDTGKDTWNLLFDLVCHEFCQSDDPPIILQEQKTVLASVFSVLSAIYASQAEQEYLKTGKVDLPLIDSLIRVLQNMKHCQKKPENSAESNAEETKKSDLTQDDFHLKILKDISCEFLSNIFQVLTKETVAQGLKEGQLSKQKCSCAFENLLPLYNPVVEDFLKILREVDKTFAGNLEESFPSLKVQT from the exons gatGTGGCTTTGTTTCTCCAAGAGTTTAATGCTCCTGACATATTTATGGGAGTATTGGCCAAATCCAAATGTCCTCGATTAAGA GAAATCTGTGTGGGAATTTTAGGTAATATGGCCTGTTTCCAGGAGATATGTGTGTCCATCAGCAGTGACAAAAATCTTGG ccaGGTATTATTGTACTGTTTGTGTGATTCAGACCCTCCTACTCTGCTGGAAACAAGCAG GTTGTTGCTTACTTGCCTTTCCCAGACAGAAGTGGCCATTGTCTGGGTTGAAAGAATCCGAGAACATCCAGCTATTTATGATAGTATTTGCTTCATCATGTCAAGTTCAACAAATG TTGACTTGCTGGTGAAGGTCGGGGAGGTTGTGGACAAGCTCTTTGATTTGGATGAGAAGCTAATATTGGAATGGATTAGAAATGGGGCTGTTCAGCCTCTGGACCAACCCCAGGAAGATTCTGAACAGCAGCCAGTGTTTCGAATTGTGCCCTGTGTACTTGAAGCTGCCAAACAAGTACG TTCTGAAAATCCAGAAGGGCTCGATGTTTACATGCATATCTTACAGCTGCTGACTACAGTGGATGATGGAATTCAAGCAATTG TACAGTGTCCTGATACTGGAAAAGACACTTGGAATTTACTCTTTGACCTGGTGTGCCATGAATTCTGCCAGTCTGATGATCCACCCATCATACTCCAAGAGCAGAAAACAGTGCTAGCCTCTGTTTTTTCAGTGTTGTCCGCCATCTATGCCTCACAGGCTGAACAGGAGTATCTAAAGACAGGAAAAG TAGATCTTCCTCTAATTGACAGCCTGATTCGTGTCTTACAAAATATGAAACATTGTCAAAAGAAACCAGAGAACTCAGCAGAGTCTAACGCAGAAGAAACTAAAAAGTCTGATTTAACCCAGGATGACTTCCACTTGAAAATCTTGAAGGATATTTCATGTGAAtttctttctaatattttccaagttttaaCAAAG gagaCTGTAGCTCAGGGACTAAAGGAGGGCCAGTTAAGCAAACAGAAGTGTTCCTGTGCATTTGAAAACCTTCTTCCTCTCTATAACCCTGTG GTAGAAGACTTCCTCAAAATCCTACGTGAAGTTGATAAGACCTTTGCTGGTAACCTGGAGGAAAGCTTCCCAAGTTTGAAGGTTCAGACTTAA
- the SAAL1 gene encoding protein SAAL1 isoform X4, which yields MENEICRVWDMSMDEDVALFLQEFNAPDIFMGVLAKSKCPRLREICVGILGNMACFQEICVSISSDKNLGQVLLYCLCDSDPPTLLETSRLLLTCLSQTEVAIVWVERIREHPAIYDSICFIMSSSTNVDLLVKVGEVVDKLFDLDEKLILEWIRNGAVQPLDQPQEDSEQQPVFRIVPCVLEAAKQVRSENPEGLDVYMHILQLLTTVDDGIQAIVQCPDTGKDTWNLLFDLVCHEFCQSDDPPIILQEQKTVLASVFSVLSAIYASQAEQEYLKTGKVDLPLIDSLIRVLQNMKHCQKKPENSAESNAEETKKSDLTQDDFHLKILKDISCEFLSNIFQVLTKETVAQGLKEGQLSKQKCSCAFENLLPLYNPVVEDFLKILREVDKTFAGNLEESFPSLKVQT from the exons gatGTGGCTTTGTTTCTCCAAGAGTTTAATGCTCCTGACATATTTATGGGAGTATTGGCCAAATCCAAATGTCCTCGATTAAGA GAAATCTGTGTGGGAATTTTAGGTAATATGGCCTGTTTCCAGGAGATATGTGTGTCCATCAGCAGTGACAAAAATCTTGG ccaGGTATTATTGTACTGTTTGTGTGATTCAGACCCTCCTACTCTGCTGGAAACAAGCAG GTTGTTGCTTACTTGCCTTTCCCAGACAGAAGTGGCCATTGTCTGGGTTGAAAGAATCCGAGAACATCCAGCTATTTATGATAGTATTTGCTTCATCATGTCAAGTTCAACAAATG TTGACTTGCTGGTGAAGGTCGGGGAGGTTGTGGACAAGCTCTTTGATTTGGATGAGAAGCTAATATTGGAATGGATTAGAAATGGGGCTGTTCAGCCTCTGGACCAACCCCAGGAAGATTCTGAACAGCAGCCAGTGTTTCGAATTGTGCCCTGTGTACTTGAAGCTGCCAAACAAGTACG TTCTGAAAATCCAGAAGGGCTCGATGTTTACATGCATATCTTACAGCTGCTGACTACAGTGGATGATGGAATTCAAGCAATTG TACAGTGTCCTGATACTGGAAAAGACACTTGGAATTTACTCTTTGACCTGGTGTGCCATGAATTCTGCCAGTCTGATGATCCACCCATCATACTCCAAGAGCAGAAAACAGTGCTAGCCTCTGTTTTTTCAGTGTTGTCCGCCATCTATGCCTCACAGGCTGAACAGGAGTATCTAAAGACAGGAAAAG TAGATCTTCCTCTAATTGACAGCCTGATTCGTGTCTTACAAAATATGAAACATTGTCAAAAGAAACCAGAGAACTCAGCAGAGTCTAACGCAGAAGAAACTAAAAAGTCTGATTTAACCCAGGATGACTTCCACTTGAAAATCTTGAAGGATATTTCATGTGAAtttctttctaatattttccaagttttaaCAAAG gagaCTGTAGCTCAGGGACTAAAGGAGGGCCAGTTAAGCAAACAGAAGTGTTCCTGTGCATTTGAAAACCTTCTTCCTCTCTATAACCCTGTG GTAGAAGACTTCCTCAAAATCCTACGTGAAGTTGATAAGACCTTTGCTGGTAACCTGGAGGAAAGCTTCCCAAGTTTGAAGGTTCAGACTTAA